The Raphanus sativus cultivar WK10039 chromosome 2, ASM80110v3, whole genome shotgun sequence genome includes a region encoding these proteins:
- the LOC108828209 gene encoding uncharacterized protein LOC108828209 has protein sequence MDQNNALLTWAYYSHGKTMEELRQTLMYTTLELEKTKLMAQEELRKRDEQLIHLEDVLAKTLKERDEALEKYHNIIYDNLLLQPQHNQDHITPPLSGASSIQDEQLQPHQQNPNSNKSFSSSDTEESIMSPSVINPNQASQVDIMATLLLEKPFPEKGSLLQAVLKAGPLLQTLLLAGPLPQWRHPPPSLDTSEIPPVAVPPLLFQSSVINNGCGNPNKKRAFSISDGSYSETKYESV, from the exons ATGGACCAAAACAATGCTCTTCTTACCTGGGCTTACTACTCTCATGGAAAG ACAATGGAAGAGCTAAGACAGACTCTTATGTACACGACACTGGAGTTAGAAAAAACGAAGCTCATGGCTCAAGAGGAACTAAGGAAGAGAGATGAACAACTGATCCACCTCGAAGATGTTTTAGCCAAAACCCTCAAAGAAAGAGACGAAGCTCTCGAGAAATATCATAATATCATCTACGACAATCTCCTCCTTCAGCCGCAACATAACCAGGATCATATCACTCCTCCTTTATCAGGAGCTTCAAGTATCCAAGACGAGCAACTTCAACCGCATCAGCAGAATCCTAACTCAAACAAAAGCTTTTCGTCTTCGGACACCGAAGAAAGCATCATGTCCCCATCAGTGATCAATCCGAACCAAGCATCTCAGGTAGATATAATGGCAACATTGTTGCTGGAAAAGCCATTTCCTGAAAAGGGAAGTCTTTTACAAGCTGTTCTCAAGGCAGGTCCATTGCTTCAGACACTACTCTTGGCTGGTCCTTTGCCTCAGTGGCGCCACCCCCCACCGTCACTTGATACCTCTGAGATCCCTCCAGTCGCCGTTCCACCACTTCTGTTTCAGAGCTCAGTTATCAACAATGGCTGTGGGAATCCAAACAAGAAAAGAGCTTTTTCAATCTCAGATGGGTCTTATTCAGAAACTAAGTACGAGAGTGTTTAA